From Daucus carota subsp. sativus chromosome 6, DH1 v3.0, whole genome shotgun sequence:
GTTACTAGTGCTACTCGCTGAAagcaatatttttttgtttattttgtagGCTGCCGTCATTTCTTTGGGGTTGATAGGTTCAGGAACTAACAATGTTAGAATATCATGCATTCTAGGGATTCTGTCGGGTTATTACTACAACGAAGCTAGCCTTCTCTTCTGTGTAATTATTTTCAATTCTATTGCAAGCACACATCAagatggatatatatatatatatatatatatatatatatatatatatatatatatatatatcacactcctttatttatttttatcctCTTTGCTACGTGGAGCTCTTTTAATTTCTAATTGGAACTCATTCAGGTACGAATTGCTCAAGGTCTATTACACATGGGGAAAGGCTTGTTGACACTCTCCCCTTGCCACTCTGAACGGTTCTTATTCTCCCCGTAAGTGCAACTTAACAAGTGATTCAACTTAAGCTCACTTGTGATTGGATAATTTCTCTAATTCTACTATATCGATCATCAAATCTAAACTGGCTTCCAAAACATGGAGCTCTCTGCTATATGCGCAGGGTTGCAAGTATGTCCTGGGGTAACATTTATAAAGCTTGTACTAGACTCATTTCTCTTGGTCTTATGCAGGAAGGCGCTTGCTGGAGTTGTAATTTTGCTGCATGCTTGTCTTGATATCAAAGCCATTATCCTAGGCAAATATCATTATGTGCTTTACTTCCTTGTTCTGGCTATTCAGGTGAATTTTTATATGGTCGTAGACAAGATAAGCTTGTTATGTTCAAATTCTTTATCTGGTAGGTTTGCCGTTTATTCTCCTTTTGGTTGTCTAATGTAGAATGTTCTGATCCTTTTAGCCAAGGATGTTATTAACTGTGGATGAAAATCTCAAACCTCTGGCGGTTCCTGTTCGAGTTGGCCAAGCTGTTGATGTTGTTGGTCAGGCAGGTCGGCCAAAGACAATTACTGGTTTCCAGACCCATTTGACTCCTGTAATATTGGCAGCTGGTGATAGAGCTGAACTTGCAACCGAGAAGTAAAATATTCCTTTCTTAGAGAATCATGCGACTAGATTTAACTTTCTGTTAACACATTAGTGTTTTTGTTGACATGTTAATGTTTTGTGCAGGTATATACCACTATCACCGATTTTAGAAGGCTTTGTCATTTTAAGAGAGAATCGAGATCATGAGGAGGATAACTAGATACTGTGAACTGATGTAAACTCTGCAACATGCCCAACCAATTTAGAGCTTTTTGGGCGACTTTTGCGGTTTGTAATGCTTGATATGTTATCCTGGCAAAATTCAGTACAAAAGAGGGCAGTTGGGTGAGAACCAACTTATAACAGTATTATGATGAGAGTTTTCAGTTAAGCTACTTGTGTAAGATTGTTGTTAATCAGTACGTGAAGCATGTAGTTTGTCTCCTCTTTTGGGGCATTATGCTTTTACTTTTTCTGTGCCAACCCCGGGCCGAGCAAGCCGCATCCGGTAAATTCGTTGCTTCGTTGCGGGTTGattctgtttttatttttttaaatttctgtcTATTggtttagtttaaataaattaaatttcgaccaagttttttttttttttgaaagcaaatGAGAATTTCATTAAGAAAGAAACTCAGAATATAACGTTTCCAACAACACGTCTGGAGGAGACTCAAACAGCAATCTACCATACAAGGCATTCTGGCTAGCAGGTGAGCGACACGGTTGGCCTGCTTTTTTACCTGACAAAGAGTTATATCATACCTGTGGCTTAACTTCAGTCTACAGAATTCTAAAGTGTGGCCAACTTCCAGGAATAGACCAAGTTATCTTTAAACAAAATAGTCCAAGATGAATAGACCGAATTATATTTTTCTCTGGAAAGTGAgtattgtttatataatatatctattttGAAGCAAAATTATTTAGTAAGAGAGtgctaatataatatatttattttgacggAAATTACTTAAACAAATCGggtaatttatttaatttattttttgattacttgatttatatatattttttatatacgagcagattttattttaattttagaggTCAATTAACCCAATTTtgactttgattttttttagggGGTCAGTAATTCAGATTTTGTGAAagaatttacatattttgattATGTAATCCAGCCAAGCTATCAAATATTAACTCTAGTATCACATATTTACacttctttatatttatataaaggaggttcCTGGGATGGATGACGTGGCAGCTCCCAAAATCCTTCTTCCAATATCCCTGTTTTCCCAGCAATTGTCTGATTTCtgtattctttttatttattctctagggtcgcgctcaagagagaaccagtccttaaaatagaaccatagaaccactaaggttctgctgcagaaccctaaattttaaatagatttttaggatctaaatctaaatacatgtttttttcatgttttttcatcattgtgtgtgttcaaaaataattttaaaattaatacatagattttgacatttttttgcatgtgaagttctgctgcagaaccctaactaatacttaagttctgttgcagaacccttcctaataaggtaagggttctatggttctctctctaatggttccATGCAGAACCCTTcctaataaggtaagggttctatggttctctctctaatggttctctctggaacatgacccaTATTCTCTATTCTCTATTTTTAAAACTTACTCTATCAGTTACGGGCTTTTGGTTTTCTATTTCGGGTGTCCTTTTGTTGTTAGGATCTCGAGTAGCTTCTCTTCCGGACTCTCAGTCTCTGTAGTTCTATATACCATCTCTCCCGCTTTCAACGTTGTTTTTAATTCGATCTAATTTTGTTTGCTTCTTTATTTGGATCTCAGGCTTTCATTTAGGTGATAGGTCGCGTTATCCCACCAAAATTTACTAGGCGATGGAATGGATTGTGATGAAGAAAGCTCATGAGTTCAGTGTATTACTCTttatctctctccccctctcccctcCTCTCTCCATTTTACTTGTCTGATTTTGATGGATGTGTAAGTTTCTTGATGAATGGAGAAACCCagtatatattaatgataataTCTATTCTTTTCCCACAATTTTTATCACCATCGGGCTCAAATCACCTCGCTGATCTTCGTGTTCTTGGCCCTGGCTTGAATCCCACTTGTCACCACTCTTTTCCTCGCTAATTTTGCTATAAAAATTGTGTCTTTATATTGTTCAGTGTGCTTTCTTGATTGTGTTCTAGATTAAAGATTGCATCTTTATTgcttatgttaattttttttagattaaagAAGGAAGAATTCGAAGAGGGTATGTTTAATTTGAAAAGCAATTTTGTTTGTTGCTATTTAGCTTAAAGGTTGCATCTTTAGTGCTTGTAGTGATTTATCTCGGTTAAagaaaaaagatttgaaaagGGTCTGTTGGTTATGTGTTTTGAGTGGTTCTAGGGGTTTGATTCCGAGACGTGGGAGTAGACGAGCTTCGAGGGGTGGAGGTGGTGATAGGGATGATAGGGGGTGAACTATGCTTCATATTGGTGCTCGACGAGGCAATGTCAGGGAGGTACATGTCTTTATATCTCTgtacatgtatatatttgtgtattGGTGTTAGTGGATTTGATCAAAAAAAGGTGGAAAAAACATATTGACTTTGTTATTACAATGTTAGTGTTAGTTCATGACTGTATAATTTAGTGCTTAGTCTGTGTTGCGTGGTACACATGCTTAGATACCTttaagtattattttaaaacttagATCCAGTATATGAATCCagtttgaatatatttaattatgttcaGTAAAATTGGGAAGATTGTCACAAGTAATTTCATTCTAGCAAATAGCAATTGTCTTACTGCTTTTGTGCGGAGAGATGTGGTAAGTACCAAGTAGTTTATTTGTGGTGAATTTTCTGGATCTGGGTTTGTTTTGGAGCTGTGTAATTGTCAGTTTGGTGATTAGTTGTCCATGAGTTTTGTTAATTAAGCTGATTGGAATTGATGCTTGATGATTACTAGCTAATGATGCTTTTGTTAGtggaatgattatatttttcctGTCTGCGTGTTTCGGGGATAGCAAAAATGTTTCTACTGTGGTTCAATGAAATTTTTTGAGGCAATCGAGGTTATTTGTGTGTaggatttttatatgatttcctGCTCTGTTTTATTGATTGTAACTTAATGGTTTGTGTAGTTGTGGTTTTAAGTGGTCTCCTTTTGTCTACTCTTTTTTACTTGCGTGTTTAAATTCTCATGTCTACTGTAGCTTCAATAGCAGCAGTTTTAAGAGTAGCATAGCAAATATTTTTGGCCCGACACTTAGGGATCCAAATATGTTCTGTGTAGCGAGTGTGCGTTGGCCATGTTTGGGTTTACTTCACAGTTCACATACCCAAAAACCCAAACATTTAGGAGCATTGATGCTTTTGTAAAGTAACATTGAGCTcagttgtaaaaaaatatttgaagagttTTAGCTTTAGGAAAACCAAATGTTATCGCAAATCTAATGTATAGGTATCCAAAAATTGGATTCGGTGATTGATTCTTCTTTAGACTATGATTAGAAGGATATTAAGGGTAATCATCGACTAAATCACGAAAACTGATTCTGCTCTCCTCTTAAAGCTAAGCCATTGCCCTTAGTTAAAAAGCGTTATAAATCCCTGAGTTTAGTAGAATGCAGGTGTGTATTATGTCTCATCTGGGGATTAATCTGCAATGAATAAACAAGCACAAACATAAATCAAGCTACATGCGTATGATATGGTTAAGATTCCTCTTATGCTTTTGAGGGGTTATTTAGTGGAAGTTTATTCTCTTATTACATAACCTTGATAGTATATGTACTGTATTAGCTATTAAACATTGAAGAACTCTTTGTTGCCTTGGTAAAAGTTCTGAGGTCACAAATTTTCATACTCAACTAATGCAACGTGCTCTGGTGCTTTTTTATGTGATACGTTTCTTTATTGTAGTTTTAGTTAATAGTCAGTAGGGTACATACTGATTAAATTGGATTTTTGTCATTAGCTACTCACACGAGCATGTTTAAATGGTCAAAATTCTATATTATCTACCACAGTTGAATTGAGTGGTCTGTTAATAGATTAGTCGAAGCCAAGGCCCAAGTAATGCAGACATCCGAGAGGACATTAAGTGCTCTGGATCTTTTGAATGATTACTACTTGAATTTATTAGATTGGGGCAGTAGCAATGTTCTCGCAATTGCTCTTGGAAACACAGTGTATCTGTGTGATGCTTCTAATGGTGCTACATCTTAATTAGTTACACTTGGCAAGGAACTTGGTCTGTTGACAAGTGTTAAATGGGCTCCAGATGGGTGCCACATTGTTGTTGGTATGAACAACTCTAAGGTTCAGCTTTGgaattcatttgccaatcaacaGGTTAGTTAGTTTCTTTTGGTATCTTTGGTTCAATCTCAGAAATGATATGATAACGAATTACATAGTCTAATAGTTTAAATGTATATAGGATCAATCTTCAGCTAAGGACATTGAGAGGATGCCACAGCTGCCGAGTAGGTGCATTAGATTTTGGAACACCAATACTGGTGCTTGGTTGAATACAGTTCACCCAGGCTACTTATGTGGAATAAGAATGAGTGTGAGCCGCTTAATTCTCATGTTTTACCTAGAATCAACTTACTCTTTGGAAGTACCCGTGTGTTTGATTTGTTTCGATTTATGGGATGTGCTCTCTAGCATTTGTGTAAATTTTTCCCCCTTCTTAAAATTATACGAGATGTTGCACTATTCTactaaaagaataattaaattgaaatataattaaatgtttGATTCAACCTTGCACTCTTTATAAAAGTTTTTTTCCTTATATTCTAATAACAAATGCAAAATAAAAGGTTTCGGacccgattacttgaaaataccctaataaatatgtatataaacatttaatccaaatttagtacatgtagatttaaaaataaaaaaaaatcagaaaattcaaattttttccaaacatagacGATTGTGTAAtacatttgaaagattcagtaatctaatcaatcgaatttcaacgtaattttgtaatcttggtttttttgacaacagaaACTTTCAAGATTAaagttagaaagggttatgtaatggttcgtctttatattgaaatagaacacgttaaatttaaaaaaagttatataaaagTTCTTGttgaaaaaagatattcaaaattgtatatttataattttatttgtaacatcattatattttttttaatgaaatattaaatgataatatattgttatgagagtttttagtatttgaaactgtttaacaatgtaatACTAATAGATAGACTCCaaatttgtagacttgtagtaccaaaaggagagtaccaaactaAAAAATagaactacaaattataccaatgttggcttattatagtatagtaagtATAGATTATATTGACCATTGGCCCAATCTGTAAAATGCAGAtggatcaaaatttatattagatgtatgaaaaaaaaaaaaaggtaaatgtaaatatataggGTTTTAGGTTGTACTTGGAAGCAAATCCCGGGCACCGGTAAAACCCCAATCACTCACTATTCATTTCAGGAAACCGAAAACGATGTCGTCGTGGGCCGGCGCTAGATCTATTCTCCGGTCAGCCTCCGCCGTCCGTACCGGCGCGGCGAGATTAGCTGCCGCATCCAAAGCTCCCAAAgcctctccctctccctttcGAACGCCCACCACAAAACCGCCACTCGCTGCTCCTCGTCGTCTATTCAGGTACTAGTGCTTAATTGAATACATTCATtacgttttatttttattattaatatccaCTCACTGATGCATATCTTTATTTGAGTAATTCTCAATAGCTGTCCTGTTGAAATGAGTTCGATGCAACCCTATCACACGGCCACTGCTTCTGCTTTGATGACTTCCAGGCTCACTCTCTCTCGACTCGGTTACGCTTGGCTCCCTGAAGGTAACTTCATTACATTCTACAGCTCTTGCGTATTTTACCAATTGCAATTTTTTAATACATAGGTAGTTGTTGCTCTATGCTTATTAGTAATCGGAAGAAGATAATATCGTATTTCGCAATTCTAGTTCATACTCGATGTGTTTATGTGTGATTATGCGTGTGGCCGTATTTGTATTGTATTTCTTGATTTGGCTAGTTAAGCTGTTAAATGCCGTTTTAACTTTAGTAACTGGTTAGATGTCGCCTTACTGGTTTTTTTTGTTCTTggactttttaagaaacaaaaaGCCTATATTTTGTACAGTGTGAGTGGGGACTGGAGTGTGAGATTATTATAACTTTGGTGCCTACTTGTGGTATTGGAATGTACAATTGACTCACTTGGCAAGCAGCCCTATTTACTATTGTTACTCTCTTCTGAA
This genomic window contains:
- the LOC108225345 gene encoding protein NUCLEAR FUSION DEFECTIVE 6, mitochondrial isoform X2: MSSWAGARSILRSASAVRTGAARLAAASKAPKASPSPFRTPTTKPPLAAPRRLFSCPVEMSSMQPYHTATASALMTSRLTLSRLGYAWLPEACNDDV
- the LOC108225345 gene encoding protein NUCLEAR FUSION DEFECTIVE 6, mitochondrial isoform X1 — encoded protein: MSSWAGARSILRSASAVRTGAARLAAASKAPKASPSPFRTPTTKPPLAAPRRLFSCPVEMSSMQPYHTATASALMTSRLTLSRLGYAWLPEGVDKTR